In the Coregonus clupeaformis isolate EN_2021a unplaced genomic scaffold, ASM2061545v1 scaf1651, whole genome shotgun sequence genome, TGGTGGATTATTTGGGACAGTTAACACGCAATTACCTCCAGTTTGATTGTTCCAAAACCTGTGAAAAGAGAACACCACCGTGAATGAAAAGAAATGACTGAATCAAAGAACGATTTAACAATGCTTCTTTGTTGTTTACACTGAATAAAATGTCCTTACCCATCAGTCTGATTCTGATTACTTCCGTTAACCCAGAGCCATTGGCCGACTTTAGCTTTGTCAGTCAGGCCGATCCAGTACCCATGATGTTCATCATAGTAGTGTTGAGTGTGGTTACTAATGAATTCCTTAATGAGAAGTGAGTGAAACCACAAATTAGGTGTTAGTAGAAAgcgttttttaaaatattttttatagcaATTCACAGTTTCGGGAGGCAGTGTGTAAATGCTGGATCTAATGGGTGTAATCAGGTCCAAATGAGAAAATTACAAAGAGCACAACAGGAAGTAGCATTCTAATGGGCTTTGTTCTTTTGTCTTTCAGTTATGACTGCTTTACCCTGAGCTCATAGCTGTCACACATTTTAATCTAGTTCCTATTTCACTTTTTTTTaaattcattttcattgtttgagtTTCTTAAAGGTTGGGTGAAACTGTCCCTTTAAACTCTTGTTTGTACCAGTGTCCCACCTGTTCCTCTTGGCTGCCAATGACAGCCAAATCAGCATTCTCTTGTTTGCAATATTGTTGGCTTTGTGTCCAGGTCTTCCATGGAGCGGCAGGGTGCAAAATCAGGTAACAACTAGATTTGAACAACATCCAGCCATGTTGACAAGAGTTACACGCTCTCTCTACAACAATAAAACATTACAGTTTTAACGCTACAATATAAACAATATTAGTATTATTAAGACTGTATATTAATTGAAAGTGTAATATCTAATAAgtaatgtattttaatgtttaagAAGGGTTATTACCTCCTGTGCCATTTTTTTGTGAACAATATTTCTTGACAGGAAAATCATCAAGCTGATATATGACCCGAAGATTCCAGttcagtctatccctctctcttgaCATCTTTTCTTTCTCAGCCGCTAAACGTTGGTTTGCAGTGCTAACATTGCTATAATCACTCTGCAATATGTGATTGGCTGTACTCAGATTGCTGTTGAGATTCATTAGGTCCTGATTGGCCACCAGTTCCCTCACCAACTTTGTGTTGTGCTCTGAGAAGGCAGTCATGACTGTGGAGACAGAAAGACATGTTTGCTCTATGATGTCATCCTGCACCCTCCAAAATCCATAATACTTTATGATCCACATACTCACAGTAGACACAGAGGCCTATAATGGCTGAAAGCAAGAGGACACAAACAACCCCCCAAACACAATGCCACTCCTCGAAAGGGTTGAGAGTGGAGAGCAGGCCTCTCATCCACTAGGAATAGCAAAGATAAGAGTCATGTTATTATAACCATACTGTTAGCATAAAAGTATACATGTAATGGTAAGCGTTATTCCATCATTTGATGAAATCAAAAAATTGAACAATAAATGGTGGATAATTTGACTATAGCGTAGAGTCAATCCAGACTCGGAGATTTGCACTATAGcgcgattgaaatgtaaaggcatTCGTGGAGACTGTATTCACGGttaacgctgcatatgtcgggtCATTCAGAAATGACCTTAATATAGCTATTGCTCTATAGTCTCGTAAGCCCGACCCTAGGCAGCAGCAGTGACTAAGGTCTGGTTTCATTGACAGACTTTTTCGGCAACTTCAataagggaaaaacagacaactctcccaacaaatAACGAGGCTGGCATGCCAGAACGTCGAGATTCGAAACCAAAGTTTGCAGGCAAAACCTTTGCAATGGTTTTAGTGAAGGTAGTTGATGCAAACTAGACACTTGCAAAATGCACTCATTAAAAATAACCTCTGTGAtctccatcttgctagctactattttgtattttattcaagTGGATAAGGTAGTGACATAGGCAGTGACGTAGTTCCTCTATGCCAAACTGACGTTCTATTACTTACAGACAGTCTGTGTTAAGCCGGAACATTTGAAAATTGTAAGAGGCAACCTGGATGTCTACAAAGATTAATCACGCTATAATTTGGATCTTCCGCAGTCTGGATGAGTCTAGCCTTATCTCCCAAACGCACCTGTTGTGGCAGGACTTTGTTGAGTGACTGCACTTCCCTTAGCCTTTACGTCAGCATATACTGTTTCTTCCTCTTTTTTCTCTGTGGGGAAGAGAAAGGGGCACACATTAATATCCAATAATATGATTTTGatatattgtgttattgattTAGATATATTGTGTTACATGCCACTAAGCAAATCTTATGCCATTACTAACCCTAACATGTAATCCATAtagcttttttgttgttgattgaaAGGTATGTAAAAACAGACATTTAAACCTATTCCTCAGCCCCAATATCAATATACCTCAGCCCACTTACCCACACACATCAACCCAATTACCTACACACCCTAGTCCAGTTACCCCCTTGCCCTAACCCTAATACCCACATGTAAataccctaatattgaaaaaatcaAGTACCGATACACCCATATCCTAGTCTTAAATGTCCTATTTGTTACTCATAGACCCCAGTTTCTTTGCCAAAACTCCTCATCCCTGTTACTTTCCTATCTCAGCCCTGTTACCTGCTTTGCCTAGGCCTGTATTCCCCAAGTCACCAACAGTAACCTATATCCAGCTATTCGTTGCACATCCCAACCCTGTTAATTGCATATCTTAGTcctgtgacctctgacctgtaaTCAGTTAATCAATTCTAATCATTTCATAGTTGTACAGTGGTATAACACTATTGCCCTATTCACTTTTTTTCCTACCACAAACTTGCTGCCAGAATGGATTTGAATGGGCAATAGACGTCCATCCAGACCCATTATGAGCCTTGTGTATCACTACACCCCATTACTGATATAAATCAGGTAAAACCATGGGCATACTCATATAAAACAGGTCTAACCCAGTACTCAAGCCTTAACATTCAAACAAACCAGGTCTACACATGTACTTCAGACCCAATATTGTTACAGACCAGCTGCACATCTAACCCAATATAGATTAGATTTTTAAACAGGTCTACTGCTATGTCAACCCCAATTGTCATAAAAATGAGTATTCTTCTGTATTTCTTCCCCAATATTCATACAAACCAGGTCTACACCTGTATCTCAAATTGACATACCTAAAGTATGCACCTGTGCTTGAAGCCAATTAATCAACTAAGCTAGGTCTAAATATGTGCCGAAGCTTGAAAACGCATAAACTGTTAACCAGATCTACCCCTGCATCTCAGCTCCAGTACTCCTACAAACCAGGTCTACAGCTGTGACTGAGTACCAATATTAATATAAACAAAAATCTACACCTGCATCTCAGCCCAAATACCCATACGAACCAGGTTTAGACCTGTGGCCATGTCCCAATACTCTGATAAACCAGGTCTACACTTGTGACTATTCAGCAAAACCAACATAAACTTTGTGCAAGAGACAGTAAAGAAACCTATTGACATTAAATATTTGTCAATTTATTACACTAATTCAGTACCATCATGAGAGTACAATTCCCCCTGAAATAACAGAATATGACGTTTTACAATTCAGAATCACTGATTAAAAACTATTGTAAAGGCTAATGGATAATGCTAAAATGATCTGTAAAATAATTTTGATCAAGTACACTACggtaaaaagttttagaacacctactcattcaagggtttgtctttatttttactattttctacattgtagaataatagtgaagccatcaaaactatgaaataacacatatggaatgatgtagtaaccaaaaaagttttaaacaaatcaaaatatattttatatttgagattcttcaaatagccaccccttgccttgatgacagctttgcacactcttggcattctctcaacacgcttcatgaggtagtcacctggaatacatttcaattaaaaggtgtgccttcttaaaagttaaattgtggaattgatttccttgttaatgtgtttgagccaatcagttgtgttgtgacaaggtagggtgggtatacagaagatagtcctatttggtaaaagaccaagtccatattatggcaagaacagctccaataagcaaagagaaacgacagtccattactttgagacatgaaggtcagtcaatacagaacatttcaagaactttgaaagtttcttcaagtgcagtcgcaaaaaccatcaagcgctatgatgaaactggctctcatgaggactgccacaggaatggaagacccagagttaactctgctgtagaggatacgttcattagagttaccagcctcagaaattgcagccaaataaatgcttcacagagttcaagtaacagacatgtcaacatcaactgttcagaggaggccttcatggtcgaattgctgcaaagaaaccactactaaaggacaccaataggaagaagagacttgcttgggccaagaaacacgagcaatggacattagactggtggaaatctgtcctttggtctgatgagtccaaatttgtgatttttggttccaatttGTGATTTAAgtcacatttaaccagcatggctaccacagcattctgcagcgatactccatcccatctggtttgcgcttagtgggactatcatttgtttttcaacaggacaatgacccaacacacctcaaggctgtgtaagggctatttgaccaagaaggagagtgatggagtgctgcatcagatgacctggccaccacaatcccctgacctcaacccaaagcagccaacaagtgctcagcatatgtgggaactccttcaagactgttggaaaagcattccagttgactacctcataaagatggttgagagaatgccaagactgtgcaaagctgtcatcaagcaaagggtggctactttgaagaatctaaaatctaaaatatattttgatttgtttaaaactttttggttactacattattccatatgtgatatttcatagttttgatggcttcactattattctaaaatgtagaaaatagtccaaataaagaaaaacccttgaatgagtaggtgtgtccaaacttttgactggtaatgtatatatatatatttatttatactccggactcagTCATTTCTGGTccgaatatttatatatttcttgattctattattttactttttagatgtgtgtattgttgtgtattgttagatattactgtactCTTGAGCTAGgaaaacaagcatttcgctacacctgcaacaatatctgctaaatatgtgtatgcgaccaatacaatttaattttgatttgatttcagaTCTCCaattgcattttgactcagaaagtgaccTTGGTTGGAGACAGCTGGTCTTGACAGTCTGTTATAAAAGGACAGAATATCTTAGATGTGGTTTGCAAGTTCCTTAAACATTTCCAACAGAGGAGGAGC is a window encoding:
- the LOC123487322 gene encoding asialoglycoprotein receptor 2-like, which translates into the protein MTAFSEHNTKLVRELVANQDLMNLNSNLSTANHILQSDYSNVSTANQRLAAEKEKMSRERDRLNWNLRVIYQLDDFPVKKYCSQKNGTGERACNSCQHGWMLFKSSCYLILHPAAPWKTWTQSQQYCKQENADLAVIGSQEEQEFISNHTQHYYDEHHGYWIGLTDKAKVGQWLWVNGSNQNQTDGFWNSQTGGNCVVTVPNNAPLANWKAASCFMENRWICESRALIWSD